One Methylobacterium oryzae DNA window includes the following coding sequences:
- a CDS encoding N-acetyltransferase family protein yields the protein MHIRAAQAADHAAITGIIVPTIRAGETYALDRDLGEAEALAYWTGPDRETFVAEQAGTVLGTYYLRANQAGGGAHVANCGFMTGAATLGRGVARAMCAHALDRARARGFAAMQFNFVVSTNARAVRLWESFGFDVVGRLPGAFRHPTLGPVDALVMFRTL from the coding sequence CTGCATATCCGGGCCGCGCAGGCGGCCGACCACGCGGCCATCACCGGCATCATCGTGCCGACCATCCGGGCCGGTGAGACCTACGCGCTGGACCGCGACCTCGGCGAGGCCGAGGCCCTCGCGTACTGGACCGGCCCCGACCGCGAGACCTTCGTGGCCGAGCAGGCAGGGACGGTGCTCGGCACGTACTACCTGCGCGCGAACCAGGCTGGCGGGGGCGCCCATGTCGCCAATTGCGGCTTCATGACGGGAGCGGCCACCCTCGGCCGCGGGGTCGCGCGGGCCATGTGCGCGCACGCCCTCGATCGGGCGCGGGCGCGGGGCTTCGCGGCGATGCAGTTCAACTTCGTGGTGAGCACCAACGCCCGGGCCGTCCGGCTCTGGGAGAGCTTCGGCTTCGACGTGGTCGGCCGGCTGCCGGGCGCCTTCCGGCACCCGACGCTCGGGCCGGTCGACGCGCTGGTGATGTTCCGGACGCTCTGA
- the istA gene encoding IS21 family transposase translates to MKTPDDVSAMVRLKALGWGAKRIATELGCSKNTVKHWLRQGDWRPSKTPSRSKRLDGLTDWLAERFRQHAGNADVVRQDLANEKDIHVSLRTVERAVAPLRRDLVIAARASVRFETRPGEQMQIDFGERRIEIGGVPTRVSLFVATLGYSRRLHVRAFGHERQEDWFAGLESAFQAFGGVPREVLLDNARALVLHHDPISREVILHPRLHAFSRHWGFRVRACAPYRARTKGKDERGVGYVKRNAVAGHRFASFAALEAHLDAWTRDVADRRAHGTTGEAPGARFARDEARALQPLAGVPPFSAARDLVRRVGADCAVSVDGNAYSVPWRLIGERVRVTVSGAVVRVHHGGREVAVHAALKGRHGRVVDDAHLAGLVGSRERPAHRLDPSPIMPPALLRPLAEYEAVAGGGF, encoded by the coding sequence ATGAAGACGCCGGACGACGTATCGGCGATGGTGCGGCTGAAGGCGCTGGGCTGGGGTGCCAAGCGGATCGCGACCGAGCTCGGCTGTTCGAAGAACACGGTCAAGCACTGGCTCCGTCAGGGTGATTGGCGCCCCTCTAAAACGCCTTCACGATCGAAGCGGCTCGACGGCTTGACGGACTGGTTGGCCGAACGGTTCCGGCAGCATGCCGGCAACGCCGACGTCGTGCGCCAGGACCTCGCCAACGAGAAGGACATCCACGTCAGCCTGCGCACCGTGGAACGGGCTGTGGCGCCGTTGCGGCGGGACCTGGTGATCGCCGCGCGGGCGAGCGTGCGGTTCGAGACGCGGCCAGGCGAGCAGATGCAGATCGACTTCGGCGAGCGGCGGATCGAGATCGGCGGTGTGCCAACCCGGGTCTCGCTGTTCGTTGCGACGCTCGGTTACTCGCGTCGACTGCACGTGCGCGCCTTCGGCCACGAGCGGCAGGAGGACTGGTTCGCCGGATTGGAGAGCGCCTTCCAGGCCTTCGGCGGTGTGCCGCGTGAGGTGCTGCTCGACAATGCCCGCGCCCTGGTCCTGCACCATGACCCGATCAGCCGCGAGGTCATCCTGCATCCGCGGTTGCACGCCTTCTCCCGGCATTGGGGCTTCCGGGTGCGGGCCTGCGCCCCGTACCGGGCGCGCACGAAGGGCAAGGACGAGCGCGGCGTTGGCTACGTCAAAAGGAACGCTGTAGCCGGCCACCGCTTCGCGAGCTTTGCCGCCCTGGAGGCGCATCTCGATGCCTGGACGCGGGATGTGGCCGACCGGCGCGCGCACGGCACGACCGGTGAGGCGCCGGGCGCGCGGTTCGCCCGGGACGAGGCCCGGGCGCTGCAGCCCCTGGCGGGCGTGCCGCCGTTCTCCGCCGCACGCGATCTCGTGCGCCGGGTCGGGGCAGACTGCGCGGTCAGCGTCGACGGCAACGCCTACTCGGTGCCGTGGCGGCTGATCGGCGAGCGGGTTCGCGTCACCGTGAGCGGAGCGGTGGTGCGCGTCCACCACGGCGGACGTGAGGTCGCCGTGCACGCCGCGTTGAAGGGGCGCCACGGCCGTGTCGTCGACGATGCCCATCTGGCCGGGCTTGTGGGTAGCCGAGAGCGACCGGCTCACCGGCTCGACCCGTCGCCCATCATGCCGCCGGCGCTGTTGCGGCCGCTGGCCGAGTACGAGGCGGTCGCCGGGGGAGGCTTCTGA
- a CDS encoding thermonuclease family protein, whose product MIRPMLALLLLCGPAAAAGTVSGPATVIDGDTIEVQGTRINLYGIDAPETAQRCETANGQEYRCGSKAAQALRARIGGGAVTCERREGGVPGRVTGICHVHGEDLSAWMVGQGLALANRQVTAPYIRQEGHAWATRRGIWAGTFEKPADWRQDRRRVEAAAGTSAAD is encoded by the coding sequence ATGATCAGACCGATGCTCGCCCTGCTCCTCCTCTGCGGCCCCGCGGCCGCGGCCGGGACGGTCAGCGGCCCCGCGACCGTGATCGACGGTGACACGATCGAGGTGCAGGGCACGCGTATCAACCTCTACGGTATCGACGCCCCCGAGACCGCGCAGCGCTGCGAGACCGCCAATGGCCAGGAGTATCGCTGCGGCAGCAAGGCCGCGCAGGCCCTGCGCGCGCGGATCGGCGGCGGCGCGGTCACGTGCGAGCGGCGGGAGGGCGGCGTGCCCGGTCGCGTCACCGGGATCTGCCACGTCCACGGTGAGGACCTGTCCGCCTGGATGGTCGGGCAGGGCCTGGCGCTGGCCAACCGTCAAGTGACGGCTCCCTATATCCGCCAGGAGGGCCACGCCTGGGCGACCCGCCGCGGCATCTGGGCCGGCACCTTCGAGAAGCCGGCCGACTGGCGCCAGGACCGGCGCCGAGTCGAGGCCGCGGCCGGCACGAGCGCGGCCGACTAG
- a CDS encoding 3-hydroxyacyl-ACP dehydratase FabZ family protein, which produces MRLEYFEMIDSVRLLDRAAGRIEALARVPMASPVFEGHFPGHPLVPGVLLTETMAQASGYLVLAHLDFARMPFLTGVDKARFRSFVGPGADLLVTATLEHDGSGYAVTKAAISHDGKALCDAELRFRTMPFPDGLDAPMRERARTIGLFPDPAPAEREP; this is translated from the coding sequence ATGCGCCTCGAATACTTCGAGATGATCGACTCCGTGCGGCTCCTCGACAGGGCCGCCGGCCGCATCGAGGCGCTCGCCCGGGTGCCGATGGCGAGCCCGGTCTTCGAGGGCCACTTCCCCGGCCACCCCCTCGTGCCGGGTGTGCTCCTGACCGAGACGATGGCCCAGGCCTCCGGGTACCTCGTGCTCGCCCATCTCGACTTCGCCCGGATGCCGTTCCTCACCGGGGTCGACAAGGCGCGCTTCCGGTCCTTCGTCGGGCCCGGCGCGGACCTCCTCGTCACGGCCACCCTCGAGCACGACGGCTCGGGCTACGCGGTGACCAAGGCGGCGATCAGCCACGACGGCAAGGCGCTGTGCGACGCGGAACTCCGCTTCCGCACCATGCCGTTCCCGGACGGACTCGACGCGCCGATGCGCGAGCGCGCGCGGACCATCGGCCTGTTCCCCGATCCGGCTCCGGCCGAACGCGAGCCCTGA
- a CDS encoding NAD kinase, producing MPRFQKIAFVASPTGYAREAAAALMRRYDHVPPEEADVVVALGGDGLMLQVLHRFMDHPKPIYGMNRGTVGFLMNEFRDDDLLEHLENAQRSVIHPLVMDVLDTEGRSHRARAINEVYLLRQTHQTAKLKIAVDGNVRLDLLIADGVLVATAAGSTAYNLSVGGPILPLDAKLLALTPISAFRPRRWRGALLPDYARIRIDVLDAPHRPVAAVADHTEFRRVCTVETSLDRATELVLLHDPGHSLDERILREQFG from the coding sequence ATGCCGCGTTTCCAGAAGATCGCCTTCGTGGCGAGCCCGACCGGCTACGCCCGCGAGGCCGCGGCCGCCCTGATGCGGCGCTACGACCACGTCCCGCCCGAGGAGGCCGACGTCGTCGTGGCCCTGGGCGGTGACGGCCTGATGCTCCAGGTGCTGCACCGCTTCATGGACCACCCGAAGCCGATCTACGGGATGAACCGCGGCACGGTCGGCTTCCTGATGAACGAGTTCCGCGACGACGACCTCCTGGAGCATCTGGAGAACGCCCAGCGCAGCGTCATCCACCCGCTCGTGATGGACGTGCTCGACACGGAGGGCCGATCCCACCGGGCGCGGGCGATCAACGAGGTCTACCTGCTGCGCCAGACCCACCAGACCGCCAAGCTGAAGATCGCCGTCGACGGCAATGTCCGGCTCGACCTGCTGATCGCCGACGGCGTGCTCGTCGCCACCGCGGCGGGCTCCACGGCCTACAACCTGTCGGTCGGGGGACCGATCCTACCGCTCGACGCCAAGCTTCTGGCGCTGACACCGATCTCGGCCTTCCGCCCCCGGCGCTGGCGCGGCGCACTTCTGCCGGACTACGCCCGGATCCGGATCGACGTCCTCGACGCCCCGCACCGCCCGGTCGCGGCGGTGGCCGACCACACGGAGTTCCGCCGGGTCTGCACGGTGGAGACGTCCCTCGACCGCGCCACCGAGCTCGTGCTGCTGCACGATCCCGGCCACAGCCTCGACGAGCGCATCCTGCGGGAGCAATTCGGGTGA
- a CDS encoding acyl carrier protein, whose protein sequence is MSDEPAHGSATFERVADIIAETADIPRDKITPESHAIDDLGIDSLAFLDIAFAVDKAFGIKLPLERWTQEVNEGKVPAEEYFVLKNLCARIDGLVAEKAAKV, encoded by the coding sequence ATGTCCGACGAGCCCGCCCACGGCAGCGCCACCTTCGAGCGCGTGGCCGACATCATTGCCGAGACCGCCGACATCCCGCGGGACAAGATCACGCCCGAGAGTCACGCCATCGACGACCTCGGCATCGACAGCCTCGCCTTCCTCGACATCGCCTTCGCGGTCGACAAGGCCTTCGGGATCAAGCTGCCACTCGAGCGGTGGACCCAGGAGGTCAACGAGGGCAAGGTCCCGGCCGAGGAGTACTTCGTCCTCAAGAACCTGTGCGCGCGCATCGACGGCCTCGTGGCCGAGAAGGCCGCCAAGGTCTGA
- a CDS encoding glycosyltransferase, translating into MTDSILTALAYLCLATALLPAILAAVNLAVLRRPVVETGAGLVSILIPARNEAGNIDATVRAALASAAVPVEVIVGDDHSTDATAEIVRAVGDPRLRLVPVPALPDGWTGKNHACSHMAGLAHGDHLLFIDADVRLEAGAAAALAAQARRTGAALVSGVPRQRTDTVGEMLTVPMIDFLLLGFLPVPLMRRLSDPSLGAACGQLILMDRGAYAATGGHGAIRTSLHDGVRLPRLFRAAGYRTDLVAAAALATCRMYDGFAQAWAGFSKNAHEGMATPRALPIWTLLLGCGQILPPLLVLAGLLGLLPASALTPAALALGLSLATRTAVTVAVRAPWATIPLHPAAVAVALAIQWNVLLRRERAGAATWKGRSYPVSGG; encoded by the coding sequence ATGACCGACTCGATCCTCACGGCCCTGGCGTACCTCTGCCTCGCCACCGCCCTCCTGCCGGCCATCCTGGCGGCGGTGAATCTCGCGGTCCTGCGCCGGCCCGTGGTGGAGACTGGGGCCGGTCTCGTCTCGATCCTGATCCCGGCGCGCAATGAGGCCGGCAACATCGACGCCACCGTGCGGGCGGCGCTCGCCAGCGCCGCGGTCCCGGTGGAGGTGATCGTCGGCGACGACCATTCCACCGACGCGACCGCCGAGATCGTGCGCGCCGTCGGCGACCCGCGCCTGCGTCTCGTCCCGGTGCCGGCCCTGCCCGACGGATGGACGGGCAAGAACCACGCCTGCAGCCACATGGCCGGGCTCGCCCACGGCGACCACCTGCTGTTCATCGACGCCGATGTGCGCCTCGAGGCCGGGGCAGCCGCCGCCCTCGCGGCGCAGGCTCGCCGCACCGGCGCGGCCCTCGTCAGCGGTGTGCCCCGGCAGCGGACCGACACGGTCGGCGAGATGCTGACGGTGCCGATGATCGACTTCCTGCTCCTCGGCTTCCTGCCCGTGCCGCTGATGCGCCGCCTGTCCGACCCGTCGCTCGGCGCGGCCTGCGGTCAACTGATCCTGATGGATCGGGGGGCCTACGCGGCCACCGGTGGCCACGGCGCGATCCGCACCTCCCTGCACGACGGAGTCCGCCTGCCCCGCTTGTTCCGGGCCGCGGGCTACCGGACGGATCTCGTGGCCGCCGCCGCGCTGGCCACCTGCCGGATGTACGACGGCTTCGCCCAGGCCTGGGCCGGCTTCTCCAAGAACGCCCACGAGGGCATGGCCACGCCCCGCGCCCTTCCGATCTGGACCTTGCTCCTCGGCTGCGGTCAGATTCTGCCGCCGCTCCTCGTCCTGGCCGGTCTGCTCGGGCTGCTGCCGGCCTCCGCCCTGACCCCGGCCGCCCTGGCACTCGGCCTGTCCCTGGCGACCCGAACGGCCGTCACCGTCGCGGTCCGGGCCCCGTGGGCGACGATCCCGCTCCATCCCGCGGCGGTCGCGGTGGCCCTGGCGATTCAGTGGAACGTGCTCCTGCGCCGTGAACGGGCCGGCGCAGCGACCTGGAAGGGCCGCAGCTATCCGGTGAGCGGCGGCTGA
- a CDS encoding AI-2E family transporter gives MPPITKPAAPPARVETPPLPPQERARSQGAARVLLVLTLTALGLWILHEFLPALAWAVVLAIALWPVYQRLEHRFPPGKHNILLPTLMTAAVALVFLAPLAILGIQAAREAHDVAEFVRNAEANGVPAPEFLQHLPYGAAQATAWWNDNLGHAQAGSDLLRRFENHSVLGASRNVGREVLHRIVLFGFSLVALFFLFRDWRTVRDQSLTACHRLFGPRGERVARQMVASVHGTVDGLVLVGLGEGFVLGIVYHFAGVPHPVLLGAFTAVAAMIPFGAAVAIAIAALLLVAAGSVTAALVVAAAGLVVTFVADHFIRPALIGGTTKLPFLWVLLGILGGVETFGLLGLFLGPAVMAALVLLWREFTEGQDATA, from the coding sequence ATGCCACCGATCACCAAGCCCGCCGCCCCGCCGGCGCGCGTCGAGACGCCGCCCCTGCCGCCGCAGGAGCGCGCGCGCTCCCAGGGAGCGGCCCGGGTCCTGCTGGTCCTGACCCTGACGGCGCTCGGCCTCTGGATCCTGCACGAGTTCCTGCCGGCGCTCGCCTGGGCGGTGGTCCTGGCGATCGCCCTCTGGCCTGTCTACCAGCGGCTCGAGCACCGTTTCCCGCCGGGCAAGCACAACATCCTCCTGCCCACGCTGATGACCGCGGCCGTGGCGCTGGTCTTCCTGGCGCCGCTCGCGATCCTCGGCATCCAGGCCGCCCGCGAGGCCCACGACGTGGCCGAGTTCGTTCGGAACGCCGAGGCGAACGGGGTGCCGGCGCCGGAATTCCTGCAGCACCTGCCCTACGGCGCCGCGCAGGCGACCGCGTGGTGGAACGACAATCTCGGCCACGCGCAGGCGGGCTCCGACCTGCTGCGCCGGTTCGAGAACCACTCGGTGCTCGGGGCCTCCCGCAATGTCGGCCGCGAGGTGCTGCACCGCATCGTCCTGTTCGGCTTCAGCCTCGTGGCGCTGTTCTTCCTGTTCCGCGACTGGCGGACGGTGCGGGACCAGTCGCTCACCGCCTGCCACCGGCTGTTCGGGCCGCGCGGCGAGCGCGTCGCCCGCCAGATGGTGGCCTCCGTGCACGGCACGGTCGACGGGCTGGTGCTGGTCGGCCTCGGCGAGGGCTTCGTGCTCGGGATCGTCTACCACTTCGCGGGCGTGCCCCACCCGGTCCTGCTCGGCGCCTTCACGGCGGTGGCGGCGATGATCCCGTTCGGCGCCGCCGTGGCCATCGCGATCGCGGCGCTCCTCCTGGTGGCGGCCGGGTCGGTGACGGCGGCTCTCGTGGTGGCGGCGGCGGGCCTCGTCGTGACTTTCGTGGCCGACCACTTCATTCGCCCGGCGCTGATCGGCGGCACGACCAAGCTGCCCTTCCTGTGGGTGCTCCTCGGCATCCTCGGCGGCGTCGAGACCTTCGGGCTCCTCGGCCTGTTCCTAGGGCCGGCCGTGATGGCCGCCCTGGTCCTCCTCTGGCGGGAATTCACCGAGGGACAGGACGCGACGGCCTGA
- a CDS encoding beta-ketoacyl-ACP synthase, whose amino-acid sequence MSRPVVVTGLGLVSCAGEGIDAHLAALADEAAPRTDSETFAPYPVHPAPAIVWDGQIPKRSDQRQMEAWQRLGVYAAGLALDAAGVKDDAAFKQALHLVVAAGGGERDYAADGAILTGLRDAADPGAYLNERLQNDLRPTLFLAQLSNLLAGNIAIVHGVTGASRTFMGEESAGVDALRIAQARVASGQIDAILVGGSYSAERPDVLVIHEMGGYLARDAYRPVFARGESGGGAGGFILGSCAAFLMLESAAHAAARGARALARLEPVASDRTRRAPGSVAGSLETLWRQAGLSAPDTVLSGATGVAPITAEERDALARLAPGARRRALGDVIGHGLEVAAPFGAALAAALVAAGGAREVAVTAVGHRRGEGILRLVPA is encoded by the coding sequence ATGAGCCGCCCCGTCGTCGTCACCGGCCTCGGCCTCGTCTCCTGCGCGGGCGAGGGCATTGACGCCCACCTGGCCGCCCTCGCCGATGAGGCGGCCCCGCGCACCGACAGCGAGACCTTCGCGCCCTATCCGGTCCATCCGGCCCCGGCGATCGTCTGGGACGGCCAGATCCCCAAGCGCAGCGACCAGCGCCAGATGGAGGCGTGGCAGCGGCTCGGCGTCTACGCCGCCGGCCTCGCCCTCGACGCGGCGGGCGTGAAGGACGACGCCGCCTTCAAGCAGGCGCTCCACCTCGTCGTGGCCGCGGGCGGCGGCGAGCGCGACTACGCGGCGGACGGAGCGATCCTGACCGGCCTGCGCGACGCCGCCGATCCGGGCGCCTACCTGAACGAGCGGCTCCAGAACGATCTCCGCCCGACCCTGTTCCTCGCCCAGCTCTCGAACCTGCTCGCCGGCAACATCGCCATCGTGCACGGGGTGACGGGCGCCTCGCGCACGTTCATGGGCGAGGAATCCGCCGGGGTCGACGCCCTGCGGATCGCCCAGGCACGGGTGGCGTCGGGCCAGATCGACGCGATCCTGGTCGGCGGCTCCTACAGCGCCGAGCGGCCGGACGTTCTGGTGATCCACGAGATGGGCGGCTACCTCGCCCGCGACGCCTACCGCCCGGTCTTCGCGCGGGGCGAGTCCGGTGGCGGGGCGGGCGGGTTCATCCTCGGGAGTTGCGCGGCCTTCCTGATGCTCGAATCCGCCGCCCACGCCGCGGCGCGCGGCGCCCGCGCCCTGGCCCGGCTGGAGCCGGTGGCGAGCGATCGGACCCGGCGCGCGCCGGGCAGTGTCGCCGGCAGCCTCGAGACGCTCTGGCGACAGGCCGGCCTCTCGGCTCCCGACACCGTCCTCTCCGGCGCTACCGGGGTGGCCCCGATCACCGCGGAGGAGCGGGACGCGCTGGCGCGGCTCGCACCGGGCGCGCGCCGGCGCGCCCTCGGGGACGTGATCGGGCACGGACTCGAAGTGGCGGCGCCGTTCGGGGCGGCCCTCGCCGCCGCCCTCGTCGCCGCCGGCGGTGCGCGCGAGGTCGCCGTGACGGCCGTCGGCCACCGGCGCGGCGAAGGGATCCTGCGCCTCGTCCCGGCCTGA
- the cutA gene encoding divalent-cation tolerance protein CutA codes for MERPLLVYTTFPDLASALNIGEALVRERLIACINVLPGMQSVYSWKGAVERGAEVAAILKSREGLADALAVALKARHPYDTPIILHLPVAGADADTAAWILAETQPGEPYQATSGTDLFAS; via the coding sequence ATGGAGCGTCCGCTCCTCGTCTACACCACCTTTCCCGACCTCGCCTCGGCGCTGAACATCGGCGAGGCGCTGGTCCGCGAGCGACTCATCGCCTGCATCAACGTGCTGCCGGGCATGCAGTCCGTCTACAGCTGGAAGGGTGCGGTGGAGCGCGGTGCCGAGGTCGCAGCCATCCTCAAGAGCCGCGAAGGTCTGGCCGACGCGCTGGCGGTCGCGCTGAAGGCCCGCCACCCCTACGACACGCCGATCATCCTGCATCTGCCGGTCGCCGGGGCGGACGCCGACACGGCCGCCTGGATCCTGGCGGAGACGCAGCCCGGTGAGCCGTATCAAGCGACATCCGGAACTGACCTCTTCGCGTCATGA
- a CDS encoding DUF6481 family protein, with protein sequence MSFLNKQGVADRLETAAKARSEMLARFRARPSADDPAVLARQSARRAVVDAREVRAAERAAQRQAEIERAAALAEAERLAEIERKHAEQLAAQERAKALQAEQKAQRDARYLARKAKAQKKR encoded by the coding sequence GTGAGCTTTTTGAACAAGCAGGGTGTCGCCGATCGCCTCGAGACTGCCGCCAAGGCGCGCTCCGAGATGCTGGCCCGGTTCCGGGCCCGCCCGTCCGCCGACGACCCGGCCGTCCTCGCCCGCCAATCCGCCCGCCGCGCTGTGGTCGATGCCCGCGAAGTCCGCGCTGCCGAGCGCGCCGCCCAGCGTCAGGCCGAGATCGAGCGCGCCGCCGCCCTCGCCGAGGCGGAACGCCTCGCCGAGATCGAGCGCAAGCACGCCGAGCAGCTGGCCGCCCAGGAGCGCGCCAAGGCCCTGCAGGCCGAGCAGAAGGCCCAGCGCGACGCGCGCTATCTCGCCCGCAAGGCGAAGGCTCAGAAGAAGCGCTGA
- a CDS encoding cold-shock protein: MSTGTVKWFNETKGYGFIQPDDGGKDVFVHISAVERAGLRGLNEGQKVTYELETDRRSGKQSAGQLQTA; encoded by the coding sequence ATGAGCACCGGAACCGTCAAGTGGTTCAACGAGACCAAGGGCTACGGCTTCATCCAGCCGGATGACGGCGGCAAGGACGTGTTCGTCCACATCTCGGCCGTCGAGCGCGCCGGCCTGCGCGGCCTGAACGAGGGCCAGAAGGTCACGTACGAGCTGGAGACCGACCGTCGCAGCGGCAAGCAGTCCGCCGGTCAGCTCCAGACGGCCTGA
- the istB gene encoding IS21-like element helper ATPase IstB encodes MDHDHLTLLLDRLKLTAMRDQLDSLIDEAGRGELTIREALTLFCEREVARRDQRRIDMAFGLARFPFVRDLTGFDFGAQPSLDKAQIRELATGRFIANGEAVLFLGPPGVGKTHLAVAIGRAAIVAGYGVLFTPATTLVAQLAKAHAEGRLEERLTHYAKPKLLIIDELGYLPFEPDAAHLFFQLVSRRYERGAMLVTSNRAVGEWGSVFGDAVVATAILDRLLHHSHVVTIRGDSYRLREKRRSGLLQKAAAVPQPTPV; translated from the coding sequence ATGGACCATGACCACCTCACCCTGCTGCTCGACCGCCTGAAGCTGACGGCCATGCGCGATCAGCTCGATAGCCTGATCGACGAGGCCGGCCGGGGCGAGCTGACGATCCGTGAGGCGCTGACCCTGTTCTGCGAGCGTGAGGTCGCTCGGCGTGACCAGCGCCGCATCGACATGGCCTTTGGTCTGGCTCGCTTCCCCTTCGTGCGGGACCTGACCGGCTTCGACTTCGGCGCCCAACCCTCGCTGGACAAGGCGCAGATCCGTGAACTCGCCACCGGCCGCTTCATCGCCAATGGCGAGGCGGTGCTGTTCCTCGGGCCGCCCGGCGTGGGCAAGACGCACTTGGCGGTGGCGATCGGGCGCGCGGCGATTGTGGCCGGCTATGGCGTGCTGTTCACCCCGGCCACGACGCTCGTGGCGCAGCTGGCCAAGGCGCATGCTGAGGGTCGGTTGGAGGAGCGGCTGACGCACTACGCCAAGCCGAAACTGCTGATCATCGACGAGCTCGGCTATCTGCCGTTCGAGCCGGATGCCGCGCATCTGTTCTTCCAGCTCGTCAGCCGCCGCTACGAGCGGGGCGCGATGCTGGTGACGTCGAACCGAGCGGTAGGCGAGTGGGGGAGCGTGTTCGGCGATGCGGTGGTGGCCACCGCGATCCTCGATCGGCTGCTGCACCACAGCCACGTCGTCACCATCCGCGGCGACAGCTACCGGCTTCGTGAGAAGCGTCGCAGCGGCCTCCTGCAAAAGGCGGCTGCGGTCCCCCAACCCACACCCGTCTAG
- a CDS encoding lysophospholipid acyltransferase family protein, which translates to MVAWFERYLHRHLDALRLPLWSTPPDANHPGAIVVYCNHPAWWDAALIIVLGGRLYPERASRAPFDAAMLARYRIFERIGAFGVDLDSPRGAAQFLAAARSILGARDGMLWITAQGRFADARARPLALRPGVARLAEIAPDALFVPLAVEYTFWDERGAGAFAAFGPGIAGSELAALPRDQRLARLESELTRTLDRLSADVISREPGRFRTLLSGRKGVGGLYDLWRRLSARLSGRRFDPAHRAAGGQDRAG; encoded by the coding sequence ATGGTGGCGTGGTTCGAGCGATACCTGCACCGCCACCTCGACGCCCTGCGGCTGCCCCTCTGGAGCACGCCACCTGACGCGAACCATCCCGGCGCGATCGTGGTCTACTGCAACCATCCGGCTTGGTGGGACGCCGCGCTGATCATCGTGCTGGGCGGCCGGCTCTATCCGGAGCGGGCGAGCCGCGCGCCGTTCGACGCCGCGATGCTGGCGCGCTACCGCATCTTCGAGCGGATCGGGGCCTTCGGCGTCGACCTCGACAGCCCGCGCGGGGCGGCGCAGTTCCTGGCAGCCGCTCGGTCGATCCTCGGAGCCCGCGACGGCATGCTCTGGATCACCGCGCAGGGCCGCTTCGCCGACGCCCGCGCGCGGCCGCTGGCCCTGCGTCCCGGCGTCGCGCGGCTCGCCGAGATCGCCCCCGACGCGCTCTTCGTCCCGCTCGCCGTCGAGTACACCTTCTGGGACGAGCGCGGCGCGGGAGCCTTCGCGGCCTTCGGGCCGGGGATCGCCGGATCCGAACTCGCCGCGCTCCCGCGCGATCAGCGCCTCGCGCGCCTGGAATCCGAACTGACCCGAACCCTCGACCGCCTGAGCGCCGACGTGATCAGCCGGGAGCCCGGACGCTTCCGCACCCTGCTTTCCGGCCGGAAGGGCGTCGGCGGCCTCTACGACCTGTGGCGGCGCCTGTCGGCCCGCCTCTCCGGCCGCCGGTTCGATCCGGCGCACCGCGCCGCGGGCGGTCAGGATCGCGCCGGATGA